A region of Halalkaliarchaeum desulfuricum DNA encodes the following proteins:
- a CDS encoding DUF790 family protein, with translation MLTANLARSRTRDGSISPLFIDPEEQRHRDTAAELIQLFEDHLGEPKGDLEETIDQLTIADTDYKVVQGLAKLLKDECEFETVAAADPREIRQHLFEKANESYPIVRQPTLGEDIQKLEVYSTVADRLGISLEECYRGMYADLEDNKRLVRFGDRVAAAYEASDDSPATTRLTGDSEESYAEDTITVDWLLTRYNLALAQAVLYDATRMRIRVWDHFGTVFSYVKLFGLMHRIYPIDEDGNRVANTDHAAGYEAILDGPASLFSQSRKYGIRMANFLPALPLCDRWEMHADILDDDGSTGTKLSFDLDYTDGLESHYTAQSDFDSDVERTLAQKWDRANTDWELVREDDVLDLGAEVMLPDFALEHPDGRRAIFEIVGFWTPEYLDEKLAKIREADIDHLLVAVSERLECSADDFEGASDRVLWFKSGIHVYDVVELAEEHAIQTVAQ, from the coding sequence GTGCTGACGGCTAACCTCGCCCGGTCGCGGACGCGAGATGGGTCGATCTCCCCGCTGTTCATCGACCCCGAGGAGCAACGGCATCGGGATACTGCTGCGGAACTCATTCAGTTGTTCGAGGACCACCTGGGCGAGCCGAAAGGCGACCTCGAAGAGACGATCGACCAGCTCACCATCGCGGACACGGATTACAAGGTCGTCCAGGGGTTGGCGAAGCTTCTGAAAGACGAGTGCGAGTTCGAGACCGTCGCCGCAGCCGACCCCCGAGAGATTCGCCAGCACCTCTTCGAGAAGGCCAACGAGTCGTATCCGATCGTCCGCCAGCCCACGCTCGGTGAGGACATCCAGAAGCTGGAGGTCTACAGTACCGTCGCCGACAGGCTGGGCATCTCGCTCGAAGAGTGCTATCGGGGCATGTACGCGGACCTGGAGGACAACAAGCGTCTCGTCCGATTCGGCGATCGTGTGGCGGCTGCATACGAGGCGTCGGACGACTCACCAGCAACGACACGGCTGACTGGCGATAGCGAGGAGTCGTACGCCGAGGATACCATCACGGTGGACTGGCTCCTCACGCGGTACAACCTCGCGTTGGCGCAGGCGGTCCTGTACGACGCGACGCGGATGCGGATTCGAGTCTGGGACCACTTCGGGACCGTGTTCAGCTACGTGAAGCTGTTCGGACTGATGCACCGCATCTATCCCATCGACGAGGACGGAAACCGCGTAGCGAACACGGACCACGCCGCGGGATACGAGGCGATTCTGGACGGCCCAGCCTCGCTGTTCTCGCAGTCACGAAAGTATGGGATTCGGATGGCGAACTTCCTGCCCGCACTCCCGCTGTGTGACCGCTGGGAGATGCACGCTGACATCCTCGACGATGATGGATCGACCGGCACGAAGCTCTCGTTCGACCTCGACTATACGGACGGACTCGAATCGCACTACACCGCCCAGAGTGACTTCGACAGCGACGTGGAGCGGACGCTCGCCCAGAAGTGGGACCGAGCGAACACGGACTGGGAGCTGGTACGGGAGGACGACGTACTGGACTTGGGCGCGGAGGTGATGCTACCGGACTTCGCGCTCGAACACCCGGACGGACGACGGGCGATTTTCGAAATCGTGGGCTTCTGGACGCCCGAGTACCTCGACGAGAAACTGGCGAAGATACGAGAGGCCGACATCGACCATCTCCTCGTTGCGGTGTCCGAGCGGTTAGAGTGCTCGGCGGATGACTTCGAGGGGGCGAGCGACCGAGTGTTGTGGTTCAAGTCCGGCATTCACGTCTACGATGTCGTGGAGTTAGCCGAGGAACACGCTATCCAGACTGTGGCACAATAG
- a CDS encoding DEAD/DEAH box helicase family protein, translated as MRLAFDDGTLLIEDAPDAVPYTEWDDRVNEYRARALHYRDLCEWARNSDGQATLDRAAHSVEAVEDAARAYRELELTPAVTIEPREYQQAALTAWTDHDRRGSVVLPTGSGKTFLAVQAIADAGVSTLVVVPTIDLMNQWHATLTNAFGDQLSDAVGVLGGGSHNVTDITVTTYDSAYRYINEYGDQFGLLVVDEVHHLPAPTYQQIPEMTIAPYRLGLTATYERADGQHEVLEDLIGPVVYEENVDELAGEYLSEYETIHLKVELTPEERKQYDEEYQIYRDYIETQDFDIWKDDGYQEFLKRTSYDPHGRRALIAKQRAEEIARTAGKKLDTLDNLLKRHYDDRTIIFTANNDFAYDISQEFIVPCITHQTQTDERTAILGRFRTGEYSMLVTSQVLDEGIDVPAANVGIILSGSASKRQYAQRLGRILRPTDDREPARLYEIITDDTMERYVSERRRQGVTTSADG; from the coding sequence ATGCGTCTCGCGTTCGATGATGGGACTCTCCTTATCGAAGACGCGCCTGACGCCGTTCCCTACACCGAGTGGGATGACCGCGTCAACGAGTACCGGGCGCGTGCGCTCCACTATCGCGACCTCTGTGAATGGGCACGAAACAGTGACGGGCAAGCAACGCTGGATCGGGCCGCACATAGCGTCGAAGCAGTCGAGGATGCCGCCCGCGCCTACCGCGAACTCGAACTCACACCTGCAGTTACTATCGAGCCGCGGGAGTACCAGCAAGCCGCCTTAACAGCCTGGACCGACCACGACCGCCGAGGGAGCGTCGTCCTCCCGACCGGCAGCGGCAAGACGTTCCTCGCTGTCCAGGCTATCGCCGACGCAGGTGTGAGCACGCTCGTCGTCGTCCCCACCATCGACCTGATGAATCAGTGGCACGCGACACTCACCAACGCCTTTGGGGACCAACTCTCCGATGCGGTCGGTGTTCTCGGCGGCGGAAGCCACAACGTGACCGACATCACGGTGACCACCTACGACAGTGCCTACCGCTACATCAACGAGTACGGTGACCAGTTCGGGCTCCTCGTCGTGGACGAGGTGCATCACCTTCCAGCACCGACCTATCAACAAATCCCCGAAATGACGATTGCTCCCTACCGTCTCGGCCTGACCGCTACCTACGAACGCGCTGATGGGCAACACGAGGTGCTGGAGGACCTGATTGGCCCCGTCGTCTACGAGGAGAACGTCGACGAGCTTGCGGGCGAGTATCTCAGCGAATACGAAACGATCCACCTGAAGGTCGAACTCACGCCCGAGGAACGCAAACAGTACGACGAGGAGTACCAGATTTACCGCGACTACATCGAGACCCAGGATTTCGACATCTGGAAAGACGACGGCTACCAGGAGTTCCTCAAGCGGACATCGTACGACCCGCACGGTCGCCGCGCACTCATCGCCAAGCAACGCGCTGAGGAAATCGCCCGCACCGCCGGGAAGAAACTCGACACCCTCGACAACCTGCTGAAACGCCACTACGACGACCGCACCATCATCTTCACCGCGAACAACGACTTCGCCTACGACATCTCCCAGGAGTTCATCGTCCCGTGTATCACCCATCAGACCCAGACGGATGAGCGGACAGCGATTCTGGGGCGGTTTCGCACCGGCGAATACTCGATGCTCGTCACGTCTCAGGTGCTCGATGAAGGGATTGACGTGCCTGCGGCGAACGTCGGCATCATCCTCTCGGGCAGTGCCTCGAAGCGCCAGTACGCCCAGCGACTCGGACGGATTCTTCGACCCACAGATGACCGGGAACCTGCGCGCCTCTATGAAATTATTACGGACGACACGATGGAGCGGTACGTCTCGGAACGCCGCCGCCAGGGGGTGACCACGAGTGCTGACGGCTAA
- a CDS encoding HEAT repeat domain-containing protein — protein sequence MYVLAFDRDWTVDVNPHPRQKAVPLEWVRYWAHETDHEVWAIGNQDLVEEADIPGTVESIRRRDGHIDALGDQDEYGYYEWWPEREKRLQILAELFPDAEGYIVVDDLDLTHVDGWKHYHAWDFLDHIRRGEFEVSVPPSSDLAPDGGFESGDAVRDVLADGYVFELTHRTDDGQKTHLVTHVEPDRPSMTPLKGPPAFWFENVGSNERFSVRLPEIEALHPVPYDSLADPFAEAAFAAVRKQLEDDPASVDEETLRTMLSDAAADAMSVDRREALRLARATLKHREDVRKIAVDATFALLADEPTALDRATLEALHEAATDEPAVLDEHMAQLAGYASQDSMCQAAATRCLMTLAEADPASVLGAIPALEAAATAETEATQSYAVYVLSSIAEQYPEPVSPAIDALIEAIQSEDETIQTNALAALGKIASSYPDAAEPIVDELVTLLDHDAKRVRNNAVGLLADLAQEQPAIVIEYTDRIATRLDDTNIQARVNASIALQRAGEADPAAIQAQKDQLEAALQDPSPDVRANVCTLIGNTNVNMPIEKLEEVKDNDLDDTVRERAAWAISRLR from the coding sequence ATGTACGTACTCGCGTTCGACCGAGACTGGACGGTGGACGTGAATCCACACCCGCGGCAGAAAGCGGTCCCGCTTGAGTGGGTCCGGTACTGGGCGCACGAGACCGACCATGAGGTCTGGGCGATCGGAAACCAGGACCTCGTCGAGGAAGCAGACATTCCGGGCACGGTGGAGTCGATTCGACGGCGTGATGGCCACATAGACGCGCTCGGCGATCAGGACGAGTACGGGTACTACGAGTGGTGGCCCGAACGCGAAAAGCGCCTGCAGATCCTTGCGGAGTTGTTCCCTGACGCCGAGGGATACATCGTCGTCGATGATCTCGATTTAACTCACGTCGATGGCTGGAAGCATTATCACGCATGGGACTTCCTCGACCACATCCGTCGTGGGGAGTTCGAGGTGTCGGTACCGCCCTCAAGTGACCTGGCTCCGGACGGCGGATTCGAATCGGGTGATGCTGTGCGAGACGTCCTGGCCGATGGGTACGTGTTCGAACTCACACACCGGACCGACGACGGACAGAAGACGCACTTGGTCACACATGTCGAGCCGGATCGCCCTTCGATGACGCCGTTGAAAGGCCCGCCGGCGTTCTGGTTCGAAAACGTTGGCAGTAATGAGCGGTTTTCCGTGCGTCTTCCCGAGATCGAAGCGTTACACCCAGTCCCGTACGACAGCCTCGCTGACCCATTCGCGGAGGCTGCGTTCGCGGCGGTCCGAAAACAACTCGAAGATGACCCTGCGTCAGTGGATGAGGAAACACTTCGGACGATGCTGTCTGATGCGGCCGCGGACGCGATGAGCGTGGATCGCCGGGAAGCGTTGCGCTTGGCGAGGGCCACACTGAAACACAGAGAGGATGTCCGTAAAATCGCCGTCGATGCGACGTTCGCGTTACTGGCTGACGAGCCGACGGCGCTTGACCGAGCGACGTTAGAGGCACTCCACGAGGCGGCGACAGATGAGCCAGCGGTTTTGGACGAACACATGGCACAGTTGGCGGGGTATGCGAGTCAAGATTCGATGTGTCAGGCAGCCGCGACGCGGTGCTTGATGACGTTGGCGGAGGCCGACCCGGCGAGTGTTCTTGGCGCGATTCCGGCCCTGGAAGCGGCAGCCACAGCAGAGACGGAAGCGACACAGAGTTACGCAGTGTACGTACTTTCCAGTATCGCGGAACAGTACCCCGAACCGGTGTCTCCCGCGATTGATGCCCTCATTGAGGCGATTCAGAGTGAGGATGAGACGATCCAGACGAACGCGTTGGCAGCGCTCGGGAAGATTGCATCGAGCTATCCGGATGCTGCGGAACCCATCGTGGATGAGCTTGTGACATTACTGGACCATGATGCGAAACGGGTTCGAAATAATGCGGTCGGGTTGCTCGCCGATCTCGCACAGGAACAGCCAGCGATCGTGATTGAATACACTGACAGAATCGCAACCCGGCTGGATGACACCAATATTCAGGCACGTGTGAACGCGTCAATTGCGCTCCAGCGAGCAGGTGAAGCGGATCCTGCTGCGATACAGGCACAAAAGGACCAGTTAGAAGCTGCGTTACAGGATCCGAGCCCGGACGTCCGGGCGAACGTGTGTACATTGATCGGGAATACGAACGTGAACATGCCTATCGAGAAGCTTGAGGAAGTGAAGGACAACGATCTGGACGACACGGTACGCGAACGAGCAGCCTGGGCGATTTCACGTCTCCGCTAA
- a CDS encoding helix-turn-helix domain-containing protein: MAVIAHLRVPADSFELGRILELEADGTIELENMIPMGEKAVPFFSVSEDVRESFERNVENHPSVDRIVEVTRHDSERLYSLDWNVSRDVFFQGIIDLQGQLLSGTGTVDTWEFEIRFLTHERLGEFQDHCSNAHIPLEVGRIYNPVRPGTGMWYGVTGPQREALMCAVQGGYYSIPREMSTRELADEYGISDTAVTERLRRAIETLTENTLVAVQEERDEEFEQPLDS; this comes from the coding sequence ATGGCAGTCATCGCGCATCTTCGGGTTCCGGCTGACTCGTTCGAACTCGGTCGGATCCTCGAACTGGAAGCCGACGGAACGATCGAACTCGAAAACATGATTCCGATGGGCGAGAAAGCCGTTCCGTTCTTCTCAGTGAGCGAGGACGTCCGAGAATCCTTCGAGCGAAACGTCGAGAATCACCCATCGGTCGATCGCATCGTCGAAGTGACGCGCCACGACAGCGAGCGACTGTATTCGCTGGACTGGAACGTTTCCCGCGACGTATTCTTCCAGGGGATCATCGATCTGCAGGGACAACTCCTGAGTGGCACTGGAACAGTCGACACGTGGGAGTTCGAGATTCGGTTTCTCACCCACGAGAGACTCGGTGAGTTTCAAGACCACTGTTCGAATGCGCACATCCCCCTCGAAGTCGGACGCATCTACAACCCCGTCCGTCCGGGGACCGGTATGTGGTACGGAGTGACAGGACCGCAGCGTGAAGCGCTCATGTGTGCTGTGCAGGGTGGATACTACTCGATTCCGCGAGAGATGTCAACCCGGGAGTTGGCAGACGAATACGGAATCTCAGATACAGCCGTCACGGAACGACTGCGGCGTGCGATCGAGACGCTCACCGAGAACACGCTCGTTGCAGTGCAAGAAGAGCGCGACGAGGAGTTCGAGCAACCCCTGGATTCCTGA
- a CDS encoding S8 family serine peptidase, with protein MPLVQAATRFVNYPASSDHTIAVAATTAEPAPEETRSASFSNVGPAPGTDDFSGGESAGAEPDLGAPGMKLAALRGTTSQTTFEETLSGTSMAAPLVAGGVAALLESTGSMEFDDLTDRLERTAQPAEQVAEAEVGAGLLDLDAAVSDDEREETQADAMDDEAVTRDEAFRSESDWRGRPFLGVFD; from the coding sequence ATGCCTCTCGTTCAGGCGGCGACGCGCTTCGTGAACTACCCGGCCTCGAGCGACCACACGATCGCCGTCGCCGCCACGACCGCAGAGCCGGCGCCCGAGGAGACCCGGTCGGCGTCGTTCTCGAACGTCGGCCCGGCGCCAGGAACGGATGACTTCTCCGGCGGCGAGTCGGCCGGCGCCGAACCGGATCTCGGTGCGCCCGGCATGAAGCTGGCAGCGCTCCGCGGCACCACCAGCCAGACCACGTTCGAGGAGACACTCTCGGGCACGTCGATGGCGGCGCCGCTGGTGGCTGGCGGCGTGGCGGCCCTGCTGGAGTCGACCGGATCGATGGAGTTCGACGACCTCACAGACCGCCTCGAACGGACGGCACAGCCCGCCGAGCAGGTGGCCGAGGCAGAGGTCGGCGCCGGACTGCTGGACCTCGATGCAGCCGTCAGCGACGACGAGCGCGAGGAGACGCAGGCCGACGCGATGGACGACGAGGCCGTGACGCGCGACGAGGCGTTCCGCTCGGAGTCCGACTGGCGCGGACGCCCCTTCCTCGGAGTGTTCGACTGA
- a CDS encoding ADP-ribosylglycohydrolase family protein yields the protein MTSARASGVLLGLACGDALGRPVEFRSARQISAEHGTLTEMVGNGTWGQPAGTITDDTEQALCIARSLADRSEFDPADVADRFVQWYESGPFDIGNMTRQALQRLAAGDSWEEAGQAVWEASPEGSNAGNGSVMRCPPLAIACADDRDRLAEVSRQSSQITHADPRCTEGCVILNLTIAGLIEDADAPLQEALDYVGADAPDELVTALQPLARGDPPDTLETSGYVVHSLQTALHDGLFAESAEDAIVTAVNRGGDTDTIGAIAGAVAGTRFGASQLPDRWRRAIDEIDELEALAAQLKEVP from the coding sequence ATGACTTCGGCTCGCGCCAGTGGAGTCCTTCTTGGGCTGGCTTGCGGGGATGCGCTTGGCCGGCCAGTTGAGTTCCGTTCTGCCCGCCAGATCAGTGCTGAGCATGGCACGCTCACCGAGATGGTAGGAAACGGGACGTGGGGACAACCCGCCGGGACGATCACCGATGACACCGAGCAGGCACTGTGTATCGCGCGGAGCCTCGCCGATCGGAGCGAATTCGATCCCGCAGACGTGGCCGACCGGTTCGTCCAGTGGTACGAGTCCGGGCCCTTCGATATCGGGAACATGACGCGGCAAGCACTCCAGCGACTTGCCGCGGGCGACTCCTGGGAGGAGGCCGGTCAGGCGGTCTGGGAAGCCAGTCCTGAAGGGAGCAACGCCGGCAACGGCAGCGTGATGCGGTGTCCACCGCTTGCAATTGCGTGCGCAGACGATCGCGACCGACTCGCCGAGGTCAGTCGCCAGTCCTCACAGATCACGCATGCCGATCCGCGGTGTACGGAAGGCTGTGTGATTTTGAATCTCACGATAGCTGGCCTGATCGAAGATGCGGACGCACCGCTGCAGGAGGCTCTCGACTACGTTGGCGCGGACGCGCCCGACGAACTCGTAACGGCACTTCAACCGCTCGCTCGTGGAGACCCCCCGGACACGCTGGAGACCTCTGGGTACGTCGTCCATTCGCTACAGACGGCACTTCACGACGGCCTATTCGCGGAGAGCGCAGAGGATGCGATCGTGACGGCAGTGAATCGCGGTGGTGACACGGATACGATCGGGGCGATTGCGGGTGCGGTCGCCGGTACGCGGTTCGGGGCCTCACAGCTACCCGATCGATGGCGTCGCGCTATCGACGAAATCGACGAGCTCGAAGCCTTGGCAGCGCAACTTAAGGAGGTACCGTGA